The DNA sequence ACGCCTGGCCAAACTGGAAATCGGCTTGCAGATCAGCGAAGCAGGTCTGCAGAAGATCGCCGAGGCCGGGTTCGATCCGGTCTATGGGGCCCGTCCGCTCAAGCGCGCCATCCAGCAGGAGATCGAGAATCCGCTGTCCAAGCAAATCCTGGCCGGCAAGTTCGGGCCCAAGGATGTGGTGCAGGTGGATGTGCAGAACGGGCAGTTGGCTTTCAGCAAGTAATACCAGCAACACCAGCCAGTCAATGGCGTGGTAGGGCGGCGGCGCATGTGTTCATGCGTCGCCGCTTTTTTATGTCTTTTGTGGCAACACGATCCAGTTTTCGTCAGCACTCCTGAACCTTGGTTCAGAAAAGTTGCAATACAATCAAAGTGATGATCGGATTTTCACTAGTCCAAGCTCGGCGCGGCTCTTGAACTGCTGCTCTGTCGGTCTATCCTCCGCCGCGTTGCAAAAAACGCTCCCCAAGACAGGGCGAATGTGATATTTACATCATCCAAGGGGGACGCGCCAGAACCAATAACGTCGGTGCGCCATTGATCCAGGGCTACGGCCTGTGCGGCAAATTGCCGGAACTGGGCAAGATTGCCTGGCAGCAAGGAATACATGGTCATATTCGCAATGTGCGGTCAACGTGTCAGCAAGAGCAGAAGGGGGCGATTCTGAAGCAATCGTCCTTGCAGCGGCTATTCATCCTGCCGTTCATCTTCCTCATGGTCTGCCTGGTGTTGACCATCGGCTGGTTCCTCTATCGCGCCGGTGACGATGCCACCGAGGTCTTGGCGCGCAATGCCTTGACCGAGGTGATGGGGCGCGTGAGCCAGGCCATCGACCGCCAGACCCAAGGCGCGCGGGAAACCCTCAACGTGATCGCGCCGCGGCCGGTGCCGCCGGTGGAGGTCGGCCAGGCCCCCGCCCTGCTGCCTTTCCCCAAGAGCCGCAAGGAGCTCGAAGATCGCCTGTGGCTGGCCAACTCGCTCTTCGATGAACCCAGCTATGTCTATTTCGGTGGCGTCGACGGCAGCTTCCTGGGCATCAAGCAGGAACAGCCCAATGTCTTCATGTATAGCGTGCGCGAGCCGGGGCAAAAGAACTACGTCTATTACCTGCGCGGCCCCGGCACCGAGATGAAGCTGGTCGCCGTGCAGGACTACGAACCGCGCAAGCGTCCCTGGTACGAGCAGGCGGTCAAGCAAGGTCACGAAACCTGGTCGCCGGTCTACATCGATTACCGCGTCAAGAACATCGTCGGCATCAATCTCTCCAAGCCCATTTTCGATGCCGATGGCACGCTGCTGGGCGTAGCCAATAGCAGCATCGGCTTGCAGCAACTGGGCGCACTGTTGCGCCAGGTGCCGCAGAGCACGCATGGCGTGGCCTTCGTCACCGAACTACAGGGCGACATGATCGCCACCTCCCTCAATGAGCCCATTTACCAGGCCGGCGAGCAGGGTAGTGAACCCATGCGCCTCAATGCTGGCCGTAGCACCTCGCCCTTGGTGCAGCAAGCCTTCGAGGAAGTACAAAGTTACCTGGCCACGCACCAGGCCGTGCCGGACAGGCTCGTGCTGCTGGGCGCGCGCAGCCAGGGCAGCAAGATCGAGGTGGCCTTCCGCCTGCATCGCGATCCGGCCGGACTGGAGTGGCTGGCCATCAGCGCAGCACCACGTTCTGACTTCCTGGGCTCGGTCACCAGTGGCGTCTACCAGACCCTGATACTGGGCTTGCTGGCCGTGGGCCTGAGCTTCGTGATCGGCTTGCTGCTGCTGCGCTGGGTGCTGCGCGACATCCGCAAGCTTACGCTGGCGGCCAAGAGCATCGGCAACGGCAGTCCCTTCCCCACGCTTAACATTGACCGTAACGATGAAATCGGCCAGTTGGCACAAAGCTTTGTGGAGATGGAACGCAACCTGCGCACTGATCGCCTGACCAATGTGCTCAACCGCGATTCCTTGATCGCGCAGATCGATTTCCGCCGCCGCAACAGTTCGCAGGCCGTGCCGCTGCACTTTGCCTTGCTCTTCATCGACCTCGACCGCTTCAAGGCGGTCAATGATGAATACGGTCACGATGAAGGCGACAAGGTTTTGATCACCAT is a window from the Herbaspirillum rubrisubalbicans genome containing:
- a CDS encoding diguanylate cyclase; translated protein: MVCLVLTIGWFLYRAGDDATEVLARNALTEVMGRVSQAIDRQTQGARETLNVIAPRPVPPVEVGQAPALLPFPKSRKELEDRLWLANSLFDEPSYVYFGGVDGSFLGIKQEQPNVFMYSVREPGQKNYVYYLRGPGTEMKLVAVQDYEPRKRPWYEQAVKQGHETWSPVYIDYRVKNIVGINLSKPIFDADGTLLGVANSSIGLQQLGALLRQVPQSTHGVAFVTELQGDMIATSLNEPIYQAGEQGSEPMRLNAGRSTSPLVQQAFEEVQSYLATHQAVPDRLVLLGARSQGSKIEVAFRLHRDPAGLEWLAISAAPRSDFLGSVTSGVYQTLILGLLAVGLSFVIGLLLLRWVLRDIRKLTLAAKSIGNGSPFPTLNIDRNDEIGQLAQSFVEMERNLRTDRLTNVLNRDSLIAQIDFRRRNSSQAVPLHFALLFIDLDRFKAVNDEYGHDEGDKVLITIAERLQHSLRHDDSVARFGGDEFVVYLHGVTEVEVARSIGDKIRHAVNKPIAGRDGQQYTVDASVGVSLYPDDGLDVETLLRVADSRMFDQKRLHRILSV